A single genomic interval of Aedes aegypti strain LVP_AGWG chromosome 1, AaegL5.0 Primary Assembly, whole genome shotgun sequence harbors:
- the LOC5571520 gene encoding aminopeptidase N, with amino-acid sequence MTPWNILILFCAISATYGWYSHPRARDGYSLPDLISTDEKFEAYQRQDANVRNPIEAPFRIPRYIVPFHYGIWLRTGIHEGNLTFDGQTDLYFKVTNPVRTVYVHSRGLDLINAELYMLTGDGLEADRVLLDRPRYTINRDREFIIFSSQRILVPEESYVLYVEYSAELRTDDDGIYVSTYMNENRVRRHLIATQFQAISARTAFPCFDEPALKATFNLQIVHHGEYSAVSNTPVLDIEEYEEDGYQGYVLTKFEQTPRMSPYLLAFLVSDFKYISQGNQRVFARPNAINQTEFALSSGLKTLQAMDDYLGVPYTRHMSKLDQAAIPDFDAGAMENWGLCKYRESLLLFDPAVTTYRTRTWIDTIIAHEYIHQWFGNIITNEWWSYLWLNEGFATLYEYYGAHLASPEMEYFELFTLDVTQWALDADSREGTRPMSFSNGATFYAIWDLFDSIAYSKAGAVLNMFRGVLGDEVWRLMSSVYLSDNELEAVNPDDLIAAMEEASKDMDILPDGISMRDFVESWTEQAGYPVLEVRRNYRTNEIILSQDRFFNNKVVNNDPTQWIVPYNVVNQSFADFESLNWDWLTERAVRFSTNVPDDSWIIVNKLQTGFYRVNYDVQNWYLIIDALIANWVSVHRYNRAQLLDDAFHLARANRLDMEVFLDLMVYLQNELEYPSWTAASPIISYFYNRLRGTEHYEHFQHFVHSLLERVYGTLSIDSVSDDETNLHKFLKQTVSTWACRLEFDDCVNRTQTLLSETVDQSGLVHPDISAVTYCFGLRGSTEREFVYLYDVLKTSDNQALRTLLIDSLGCSDDRIELRAYLYTAVGGEIQVNYTPAERRRVLNAVIAGSREGVDVMIDFLVDLYDYVLLHMGQGTLNSLVASIASRTNNEEELERLEHLLESLGSSIPPAVANSARATVARNMAWRSSREGLIVTSFLETFGSN; translated from the exons ACTGACGAAAAGTTTGAAGCATACCAACGCCAGGATGCCAACGTAAGAAATCCGATTGAAGCCCCTTTCAGGATACCCAGGTATATCGTTCCATTCCACTACGGAATATGGCTTCGTACCGGAATTCACGAGGGCAATTTGACGTTCGACGGCCAGACGGATTTGTACTTCAAAGTGACAAATCCGGTACGTACAGTTTACGTACATAGTCGAGGGCTTGATTTGATTAACGCAGAACTTTACATGTTAACTGGAGATGGTCTCGAGGCTGATCGTGTACTCCTTGATAGGCCCAGATATACCATTAATCGAGACAGGGAGTTCATAATCTTCTCATCACAACGAATTCTAGTTCCCGAAGAGTCGTACGTGCTCTATGTGGAGTATTCCGCTGAGCTTAGGACTGACGACGATGGTATCTACGTTTCCACATATATGAACGAGAATAGAGTGCGAAGACATCTTATCGCAACTCAATTTCAAGCTATCAGTGCTCGAACGGCCTTCCCATGTTTCGATGAACCGGCGTTGAAGGCAACTTTCAATTTGCAAATCGTTCATCATGGAGAATACAGTGCCGTTTCAAACACTCCCGTCCTGGATATCGAAGAATACGAAGAAGATGGTTATCAAGGCTACGTCCTGACCAAATTTGAGCAAACCCCTCGGATGTCACCATATCTTCTCGCTTTCCTCGTGTCTGACTTCAAATATATATCACAGGGCAATCAACGAGTATTCGCCCGTCCAAACGCGATCAATCAAACAGAATTCGCATTGTCTTCAGGACTAAAAACTCTACAAGCCATGGATGATTACCTAGGTGTCCCGTATACTAGACATATGAGCAAGTTGGATCAAGCAGCTATCCCAGACTTTGACGCCGGAGCGATGGAGAACTGGGGTCTCTGCAAGTATAGAGAATCACTGCTACTGTTCGATCCTGCCGTAACCACTTATCGCACCCGCACGTGGATTGATACCATTATCGCTCACGAATACATTCACCAGTGGTTCGGAAATATTATTACCAACGAGTGGTGGAGCTACCTATGGCTCAACGAGGGATTCGCTACTCTTTACGAATACTACGGCGCCCATCTGGCTTCACCTGAAATGGAGTACTTCGAGCTGTTCACCCTGGATGTTACCCAGTGGGCACTAGATGCTGATTCTCGCGAGGGAACCCGACCCATGAGTTTCAGTAATGGTGCAACATTTTATGCCATTTGGGATCTGTTTGATAGTATAGCGTATTCGAAAGCTGGTGCCGTTTTGAACATGTTCCGTGGTGTACTTGGAGATGAAGTATGGCGTCTTATGAGCAGCGTTTACTTGTCAGACAATGAACTTGAAGCTGTTAATCCAGATGATTTGATCGCCGCAATGGAAGAAGCCTCCAAGGACATGGATATTTTGCCAGATGGTATTTCAATGCGTGACTTCGTCGAAAGCTGGACCGAGCAGGCTGGGTACCCGGTGCTGGAAGTCCGAAGAAATTATCGCACAAATGAAATTATCCTCTCTCAAGATCGGTTTTTCAACAACAAAGTGGTGAACAATGACCCTACTCAGTGGATTGTTCCGTACAACGTTGTCAATCAATCATTCGCTGATTTTGAATCCCTGAATTGGGATTGGTTAACTGAACGAGCTGTTCGCTTTTCAACTAACGTTCCCGACGATAGTTGGATTATCGTAAACAAGCTGCAAACGGGATTCTATCGCGTAAACTACGACGTCCAAAACTGGTACCTAATCATCGACGCTTTGATTGCCAACTGGGTCAGTGTCCATCGGTACAACCGAGCCCAACTTCTAGATGATGCCTTCCACTTGGCCCGAGCTAACCGCCTTGATATGGAAGTCTTCCTGGATTTGATGGTCTATTTGCAGAACGAATTGGAATATCCGTCGTGGACCGCAGCAAGCCCCATCATTAGCTACTTCTACAACCGACTTCGCGGAACGGAGCACTACGAGCACTTCCAGCACTTCGTACACAGCTTGCTGGAACGAGTCTACGGAACACTCTCAATCGACTCAGTCAGCGATGATGAAACCAATCTTCACAAGTTCTTGAAGCAAACCGTGTCCACGTGGGCCTGCAGGTTGGAATTCGATGACTGCGTCAACCGTACCCAAACTCTGTTGAGCGAAACCGTGGACCAGAGCGGACTGGTTCACCCGGACATCAGTGCTGTCACGTACTGCTTCGGGTTGCGTGGATCAACGGAGCGCGAATTCGTATATCTGTACGACGTATTGAAAACATCCGATAATCAAGCTCTGCGGACGTTGCTTATCGATTCTCTGGGCTGCTCGGACGATCGGATCGAACTGAGGGCATACCTTTACACCGCAGTGGGAGGTGAAATCCAAGTCAACTACACTCCAGCCGAACGTAGACGGGTCTTGAATGCGGTTATCGCAGGCAGTCGCGAAGGGGTGGACGTGATGATTGATTTCCTTGTCGATCTATACGATTACGTTTTGCT TCATATGGGTCAGGGTACGCTCAACAGCTTGGTAGCGAGCATTGCTTCTAGAACCAACAACGAGGAAGAACTTGAAAGG TTGGAACATCTACTGGAGTCGCTTGGCAGTAGTATCCCACCAGCGGTGGCCAATTCGGCTCGTGCGACCGTTGCCCGTAATATGGCTTGGCGTTCATCCCGGGAAGGCTTGATCGTGACCAGTTTCCTGGAAACTTTCGGCAGCAACTAG